Proteins from one Falco cherrug isolate bFalChe1 chromosome 7, bFalChe1.pri, whole genome shotgun sequence genomic window:
- the PYGO1 gene encoding pygopus homolog 1: MSAEQEKDPIALKRSRGGDSGLDGLGGPGVQLGSPDKKKRKANAQGSSFPPPSEYAPPPNPSSDHLVAANPFDDNYNTVSYKPLPSGNPYFSNPGYPGFGGYNTFRMPPHMLPRVSSPYGGSYSLRNQPHPLPQNPVGMGFSRPHSFSFSPHDNPSFGNQPPYSGVQINQNVNMPGQHFRPNPGENFGHSGQIPHPDVPSNFGPGNNPNFPNSQLESNHSFVPPPNTYNQTKSSAQKQDFSQGASKAASQNTAAHQHHHRTEDIVSQGNSDLKNVTRNNNVVNQDNSHSNNADNTNAGHSNGTQSKSRQSRGTAEGCNSEKSSKTPLHPSRHGHSSSEPVYPCGICTHEVNDDQDAILCEASCQKWFHRICTGMTESAYGLLTAEASAVWGCDTCMADKDVQLMRTRETAGPPVLNTDG, translated from the exons ATGTCAGCGGAACAGGAGAAGGACCCCATCGCGCTGAAGAGATCCCGAG GTGGTGACAGTGGATTGGATGGGTTAGGAGGACCAGGAGTACAACTTGGAAGCCCTGATAAGAAAAAGCGCAAAGCAAATGCACAG ggcTCATCATTTCCTCCTCCATCTGAATATGCTCCACCGCCGAATCCAAGCTCTGACCACCTTGTAGCTGCAAATCCGTTTGATGACAACTATAATACTGTGTCTTATAAACCACTTCCTTCAGGAAATCCATATTTTAGTAATCCTGGTTATCCTGGCTTTGGAGGCTATAACACTTTCAGAATGCCACCTCATATGCTGCCCAGAGTGTCCTCGCCATATGGTGGTTCTTACTCCCTCAGAAACCAACCACATCCCCTTCCTCAAAACCCAGTGGGAATGGGTTTTAGTCGACCCCACTCTTTCAGCTTCAGTCCCCATGATAACCCAAGTTTTGGGAATCAACCACCTTATAGTGGTGTTCAGATAAATCAAAATGTCAATATGCCTGGTCAGCATTTCAGACCTAATCCTGGTGAGAACTTTGGCCATTCTGGTCAGATACCTCATCCTGACGTGCCATCTAACTTTGGTCCTGGAAACAATCCGAATTTCCCAAATTCGCAGCTAGAGTCAAACCATTCTTTTGTTCCTCCACCAAACACATACAACCAGACAAAATCATCAGCACAAAAGCAAGACTTTAGTCAAGgtgcaagcaaagcagccaGCCAGAACACTGCTGCTCATCAGCATCATCACAGGACAGAGGACATTGTGAGTCAAGGTAACAGTGACCTAAAAAATGTTACTCGAAACAACAACGTGGTAAATCAGGATAATAGCCATTCGAATAATGCTGATAACACTAACGCTGGCCATTCAAATGGGACTCAGAGTAAGTCCCGACAGTCTCGAGGTACTGCTGAAGGATGCAACTCtgaaaagagcagcaaaacacCCCTTCATCCCAGTCGTCACGGTCACTCGTCCTCTGAACCCGTCTATCCATGTGGAATTTGTACACATGAAGTTAATGATGACCAGGATGCCATCCTGTGTGAAGCCTCTTGCCAAAAATGGTTTCATCGGATCTGTACAGGCATGACTGAGTCAGCTTATGGCCTTCTTACAGCAGAAGCGTCAGCCGTTTGGGGTTGTGATACTTGCATGGCTGACAAAGATGTCCAGTTAATGCGTACAAGAGAGACTGCAGGACCACCTGTGTTGAATACGGATGGCTAA